In one window of Ruminococcus albus AD2013 DNA:
- a CDS encoding glycoside hydrolase family 25 protein: MAVKGIDISKWQGDVDLEKVKGAGYKFVMINAGYGRYISQKDSCFEDNYRKAKAAGLDIGAYWYSYAVSAREAEKEAEVFLKAVGKKKFEYPLCYDIEDTSQRGLSDRVIGDMVKAFCGKLEKAGYYAAIYSYANFLTEKVPVECRKRYDVWVAAYGVEKPPYDMAYGMWQYTSTGRVSGVKGNCDCDRAYLDYPAIMKEKGLNGFSIHNSQH, translated from the coding sequence TTGAAAAAGTAAAGGGGGCGGGGTATAAGTTTGTGATGATAAATGCGGGGTACGGCAGGTATATTTCGCAGAAGGACAGCTGTTTTGAGGACAACTACCGCAAGGCAAAGGCGGCGGGGCTGGATATCGGGGCTTACTGGTATTCATACGCGGTAAGCGCCCGTGAAGCGGAGAAGGAAGCGGAGGTATTTTTGAAAGCTGTGGGTAAGAAGAAATTTGAGTATCCTCTGTGTTATGATATAGAGGATACATCACAGCGGGGGCTATCGGATAGGGTCATAGGAGATATGGTCAAGGCATTTTGCGGAAAGCTGGAGAAAGCGGGGTATTATGCGGCGATCTACAGCTATGCTAATTTTCTGACGGAGAAAGTACCTGTGGAGTGCAGGAAAAGATATGATGTATGGGTAGCGGCATACGGGGTAGAGAAGCCGCCATATGACATGGCATATGGTATGTGGCAGTACACATCGACAGGGAGAGTGAGTGGGGTAAAGGGGAATTGCGATTGTGACAGGGCATATCTTGATTATCCTGCGATAATGAAAGAGAAAGGGCTGAACGGGTTTTCAATTCATAATTCACAACACTAA
- a CDS encoding family 43 glycosylhydrolase has translation MANPILPLWEYIPDGEPRVFGDRVYLYGSHDRVSCDKFCDYKLKVWSAPIDDLNNWVCHGDSFRTKDGGERPADTDWTRNECYAPDVIEKDGKYYLYSYIVGSKGAVGVSDKPEGPFKALGQYIYGEDVEVGDDGIFNDAGVLVDDDGKVYVYYGFEGSHMNELDPADMRTVIKGSYMHPVMPDTLDIPVERRFYEASSPRKINGRYYLIYSPRMGSRLAYAISDSPRGPFEYKGYIIDNGVDYPAGNNHGSVACINGQWYVFYHRMTNDTIMSRRACVERIEILEDGTIPPVEMTSLGFEKSLDPYKIIPAEIACVLKGGCFITEKDIFTRVITNITEGSVFGYKYFDFGDDYTGDSITLAMKVRGMGVNCKVKILLDGEDGEEIGELDIGTSDGVYRCKVKNVTGRHAVFFKAYHGIEGWMKASFDRRCLFEAESFCVLK, from the coding sequence ATGGCTAATCCGATACTGCCTTTATGGGAATATATTCCCGATGGAGAACCGAGAGTTTTCGGGGACAGGGTATATCTTTACGGGTCGCATGACAGGGTATCCTGTGATAAGTTTTGCGACTACAAGCTGAAAGTCTGGTCGGCACCGATAGATGATCTTAATAACTGGGTGTGCCACGGTGACAGCTTCAGGACGAAAGACGGCGGGGAACGTCCCGCGGATACGGACTGGACGAGAAACGAGTGCTACGCTCCCGATGTTATCGAAAAGGACGGTAAGTACTATCTGTATTCGTATATAGTTGGGTCTAAGGGGGCTGTGGGAGTATCCGACAAGCCCGAGGGACCTTTTAAGGCGCTGGGTCAGTATATCTACGGTGAAGATGTTGAAGTCGGGGACGACGGCATATTCAACGATGCGGGTGTGCTTGTTGACGATGACGGTAAGGTTTATGTGTACTACGGATTTGAAGGTTCCCACATGAACGAACTCGACCCTGCGGATATGAGGACGGTAATAAAGGGAAGCTATATGCACCCTGTTATGCCCGATACTCTGGATATCCCCGTTGAGCGGAGATTTTACGAAGCAAGTTCTCCGAGGAAGATAAACGGTCGGTACTACCTGATATATTCGCCGCGAATGGGAAGCCGACTTGCTTATGCCATAAGCGATTCACCCAGAGGACCTTTTGAGTACAAGGGTTACATCATCGACAACGGCGTTGACTATCCTGCGGGCAACAATCACGGTTCGGTGGCCTGCATAAACGGACAGTGGTATGTGTTCTACCATAGGATGACGAATGATACCATAATGTCCCGCCGTGCCTGTGTGGAGAGGATAGAGATACTCGAAGACGGCACTATACCGCCTGTTGAGATGACTTCACTCGGGTTTGAAAAATCACTTGACCCATATAAGATAATCCCTGCGGAGATAGCCTGCGTGCTTAAAGGCGGGTGCTTCATCACGGAGAAAGATATCTTCACAAGGGTGATAACGAACATCACCGAGGGCAGTGTGTTCGGGTATAAGTATTTTGATTTCGGCGACGACTATACCGGTGACAGCATTACTCTTGCAATGAAAGTGCGGGGCATGGGTGTTAACTGCAAGGTGAAGATCCTGCTGGACGGTGAGGACGGCGAAGAGATAGGCGAGCTTGATATAGGGACTTCCGACGGTGTATACAGGTGCAAGGTGAAGAATGTTACGGGCAGACACGCGGTATTCTTCAAGGCATATCACGGTATCGAGGGCTGGATGAAGGCATCCTTTGACAGAAGGTGTCTGTTTGAAGCGGAGAGTTTTTGTGTTTTGAAGTAG
- a CDS encoding ECF transporter S component codes for MARKNNKTKNLVLMGIMTAIILVMGLTPYGYIKTGTLSIALITIPVAIAAFALGPQGGALAGLSFGITSAIMAFTNPSPLMVALTDISPVRTVILCVVPRVLVGLLAGTIAHVLKTIKLPGHHLRPTKLPAPIVGGIAGFSVAFLNTVFFMSTLLMMFGDSETVKGMEGHHNLVLFIIAVVTLNVAIEWISCTVLTSAVALALSKARLIDAPTPKQKKATV; via the coding sequence ATGGCAAGAAAAAACAATAAGACAAAGAACCTTGTCCTCATGGGCATCATGACAGCGATAATCTTGGTTATGGGACTTACTCCCTATGGCTACATCAAGACAGGTACACTGTCCATCGCACTCATAACTATCCCCGTAGCTATCGCAGCTTTCGCACTTGGACCTCAGGGCGGTGCACTGGCAGGACTTTCCTTTGGCATCACCAGCGCTATCATGGCTTTCACAAACCCGAGCCCACTGATGGTAGCTCTCACTGATATCAGCCCCGTAAGGACAGTTATCTTATGCGTAGTACCCAGAGTTCTTGTAGGACTTCTCGCAGGCACTATCGCCCACGTCCTGAAGACAATAAAGTTACCGGGACATCATCTCAGACCCACCAAGTTACCCGCACCGATAGTAGGCGGCATTGCAGGTTTCAGCGTGGCATTCCTGAATACCGTATTCTTCATGAGCACACTGCTGATGATGTTCGGTGATTCCGAAACTGTAAAGGGTATGGAGGGTCATCACAACCTCGTACTGTTCATAATAGCAGTCGTTACACTTAATGTGGCTATCGAGTGGATATCCTGCACCGTACTTACTTCAGCTGTTGCACTTGCACTTTCAAAGGCAAGACTTATCGATGCACCCACTCCCAAACAGAAGAAAGCAACCGTATAA
- a CDS encoding type III pantothenate kinase: MLLAIDVGNTNIVLGCIENDNILFRERIYTNQLATDLEYAANIKTAMEMHDIHPDKIDGAIISSVVPTITATFSAAVRKLIGVKPKVIGPGLKTGLSIVIDNPAQLGSDLVVDAVAGINEYPAPMIIIDMGTATTLSVIDEKKRYLGGLIVTGMAVSSEALISRTAQLPKFAFEKPKHVIGTNTVDCLKSGLMYSNAGAIDGMIERIEEELGQKCTVIATGGLAGTVVPLCRRDIILDDDLLLKGLNVIYKKNM; encoded by the coding sequence ATGCTTTTAGCAATAGACGTAGGCAATACAAATATAGTTCTCGGCTGTATCGAGAATGACAATATACTTTTCCGCGAGAGGATATACACAAATCAGCTCGCCACCGACCTTGAATATGCCGCAAATATCAAGACCGCAATGGAGATGCACGATATCCATCCCGATAAGATAGACGGCGCGATAATATCTTCCGTAGTACCTACCATAACGGCGACTTTTTCCGCGGCTGTACGCAAGCTGATAGGCGTTAAGCCAAAGGTGATAGGACCCGGGCTGAAAACAGGGCTTTCAATAGTTATAGATAACCCCGCACAGCTGGGCAGTGACCTTGTTGTTGATGCCGTGGCAGGTATCAACGAGTACCCCGCCCCCATGATAATAATCGATATGGGCACAGCCACCACACTCTCCGTCATCGACGAGAAAAAGCGCTACCTCGGCGGACTGATAGTAACAGGCATGGCAGTATCCTCCGAAGCGCTGATATCCCGAACTGCACAGCTGCCGAAATTCGCATTTGAAAAGCCAAAGCACGTAATAGGCACCAATACAGTTGACTGCCTTAAAAGCGGACTTATGTACTCCAATGCGGGAGCGATAGACGGCATGATAGAGCGCATCGAGGAAGAGCTGGGGCAGAAATGCACAGTAATAGCCACAGGCGGATTAGCGGGAACAGTAGTACCCCTCTGCCGCAGAGATATCATACTTGATGATGACCTGCTGCTGAAAGGTTTGAACGTTATATATAAGAAAAATATGTGA